In Aedes albopictus strain Foshan chromosome 3, AalbF5, whole genome shotgun sequence, the following are encoded in one genomic region:
- the LOC134291698 gene encoding uncharacterized protein LOC134291698 — protein MKTYKATAPRIYGAPKAHKEGLPLRPVVPCMTSPSYTLSQYVGKIIQKSITGKYDATDSFTFCEYINSVQLPPDYVLISLDVVSLFTCIPKDLVIRDVINNWENIKQHTDINLDLFLEMTEFCIDCSYFRFKGQFYQQVFGTAMGNPLSPTIADLVMETLLDNVVTRVSFPFPVLKKYVDDLMLAVPKDKIEEVRTIFNSYHEKIQFTVEVEQEGKIPFLDLLLVRQSDQTIKTEWYIKPIASGRFLNYHSAHSTKQKVNVANNFIHRVKTFSTNVEPSATRDIIFTQLKRNDYPTAMINRLIDRSRERQVNTTNDDVTSSEEMIYRSMVHVGQLSGNIQKVLRKDYPNVTISSKNAKTVGNLLPPVKDVVDKNSRSNVIYNIPCANCSACYVGMTSNKLQTRISSHRSCSNRLENMWDQGKTTEDVEVAQLRERTALLDHSAANRHVFAFDRTRIVDASLKKQNLHILETCHIINTPNTVNKRTDTDNLSNTYAGVLHTLKKQYTKPGRPTGKRIGTTRVNTIRVKVAPKRATASLFCDPDSFSDIFRIFYPIHPPAAADDTLRLGQMWPMLWAHTDDKTEHS, from the exons ATGAAAACCTACAAAGCGACAGCTCCCCGAATATACGGCGCCCCAAAAGCGCACAAGGAGGGACTACCACTGAGACCGGTGGTACCGTGCATGACGTCACCGTCGTACACACTGTCGCAGTACGTAGGCAAGATCATCCAAAAATCCATCACCGGCAAGTATGATGCGACAGACTCGTTCACGTTCTGCGAATACATCAACAGTGTGCAGTTGCCGCCGGATTACGTCCTGATTTCCTTGGACGTCGTATCGTTGTTCACCTGCATCCCCAAAGACTTGGTAATACGTGACGTCATCAACAACTGGGAAAACATCAAGCAACACACCGATATAAACCTGGACCTGTTCTTGGAGATGACCGAATTCTGCATCGATTGCAGCTACTTCCGGTTCAAGGGACAGTTTTACCAACAAGTCTTCGGCACAGCGATGGGCAACCCATTATCACCCACCATCGCGGATCTAGTGATGGAGACATTGCTAGACAACGTCGTGACGAGAGTGAGCTTCCCGTTCCCAGTGTTGAAGAAGTATGTGGACGACCTGATGCTGGCAGTTCCCAAGGACAAGATCGAAGAGGTGAGAACAATTTTCAACAGCTACCATGAGAAAATTCAGTTCACGGTGGAAGTCGAACAAGAAGGGAAAATTCCGTTTCTCGACTTGCTCTTGGTTCGACAGTCAGACCAAACGATCAAAACAGAGTGGTATATTAAGCCGATCGCCTCAGGGCGTTTCCTGAATTACCACTCCGCCCACAGCACAAAACAGAAGGTGAACGTGGCGAACAATTTCATTCACCGCGTCAAGACCTTCTCTACCAACGTCGAACCAAGTGCAACACGTGACATCATTTTCACCCAACTAAAACGGAACGATTACCCCACTGCAATGATAAACCGCCTCATCGATCGATCGAGGGAACGACAGGTTAACACCACCAACGATGACGTCACGAGCAGCGAGGAGATGATTTACCGATCGATGGTACATGTAGGACAGCTATCAGGAAACATCCAAAAAGTCCTGAGGAAGGACTATCCGAATGTCACCATCAGCTCGAAGAATGCGAAAACTGTAGGAAATCTTCTGCCTCCGGTAAAAGACGTTGTGGACAAGAACAGTAGATCAAACGTGATTTACAACATCCCATGTGCTAACTGCTCCGCGTGCTACGTAGGCATGACATCAAACAAACTGCAAACGAGGATCTCCAGTCACCGCTCCTGTTCCAACCGGCTGGAAAACATGTGGGACCAAGGGAAGACGACGGAGGACGTGGAGGTAGCGCAACTACGAGAACGAACAGCGCTGCTAGATCACTCGGCTGCCAACCGCCATGTCTTCGCTTTCGATCGTACACGAATCGTGGATGCTAGTCTTAAGAAGCAAAACTTACACATACTAGAAACATGTCATATTATAAACACACCGAACACAGTGAACAAGCGCACCGATACAGACAATCTGAGCAATACGTACGCCGGCGTACTACACACTTTAAAAAAACAATACACGAAGCCAGGCCGTCCAACAGGCAAACGAATCGGTACAACAAGAGTTAACACAATCAgagtaaaagtggcgccaaaacgggcaactgcatcgctgttctgcgacccggatagtttttcggatatttttcggatattttatccCATCCATCCGCCGGCGGCGGCAGA cgatacgttacgtctgggacaaatgtggcctatgctgtgggctcatactgacgacaaaacggagcatagttag